The following are encoded together in the Halopseudomonas salegens genome:
- a CDS encoding FAD-binding oxidoreductase, translated as MTPEALIEQLKTLVDADKVRTDPESLDNWGKDWTKHFAPAPLAIVFPKNAEQVQAIVRFANQHQVALVPSGGRTGLSAGAVAANGEIVVSFDYMNKIVSFNEFDRTVVCQPGVVTAQLQQFAEEQGLYYPVDFASAGSSNIGGNIGTNAGGIKVIRYGMTRNWVAGLKVVTGTGELLELNKDLIKNATGYDLRQLFIGAEGTLGFVVEATMRLERAPKNLTAMVLGTADFDSIMPVLHAFQSKLDLTAFEFFSDKAMAKIMARGDVPAPFATECPFYALLEFEALNEDIANQALEIFEHCVEQGWVLDGVMSQSDQQLQNLWKLREFISETISHWTPYKNDISVTVAKVPAFLHDIDAIVAEHYPDFEIVWFGHIGDGNLHLNILKPEGMDKDEFFGKCASVNKWVFEIVQKYNGSISAEHGVGMTKRDYLHYSRSPEEIAVMKAVKAVFDPNGIMNPGKIFA; from the coding sequence ATGACCCCCGAAGCCCTGATCGAGCAATTGAAAACCCTGGTTGATGCGGACAAGGTACGCACCGATCCCGAGTCCCTGGATAATTGGGGCAAGGATTGGACCAAGCACTTTGCGCCCGCTCCGCTGGCTATCGTGTTCCCGAAAAATGCCGAGCAGGTGCAGGCAATCGTGCGTTTCGCCAATCAGCATCAGGTCGCCCTGGTACCTTCCGGCGGGCGCACGGGTCTGTCCGCCGGCGCAGTCGCCGCCAACGGCGAAATTGTGGTCTCTTTCGATTACATGAACAAGATTGTGTCCTTCAATGAGTTTGACCGCACCGTGGTCTGTCAGCCCGGCGTGGTCACGGCGCAACTGCAGCAGTTCGCCGAAGAGCAGGGGCTGTATTATCCAGTCGACTTTGCCTCGGCCGGTTCAAGCAACATTGGCGGCAATATCGGCACCAATGCCGGCGGTATCAAGGTCATTCGCTACGGTATGACGCGTAATTGGGTGGCGGGCCTGAAAGTGGTCACCGGCACTGGCGAGCTGCTGGAGCTGAACAAGGACCTGATCAAGAACGCGACCGGCTATGATCTGCGCCAACTCTTCATCGGCGCAGAAGGGACCCTGGGTTTTGTGGTCGAGGCGACCATGCGCCTGGAGCGCGCGCCAAAGAACCTGACTGCCATGGTGCTGGGCACCGCCGACTTCGATTCCATCATGCCGGTGCTGCACGCCTTCCAGAGCAAGCTGGACCTGACTGCCTTCGAGTTTTTCTCTGACAAGGCGATGGCCAAGATCATGGCTCGCGGCGACGTGCCGGCACCCTTCGCCACCGAGTGCCCCTTCTATGCGTTGCTGGAATTCGAGGCGCTGAACGAGGATATCGCCAATCAGGCACTGGAGATATTTGAGCATTGCGTGGAGCAGGGTTGGGTGCTGGACGGGGTGATGAGCCAGAGCGACCAGCAATTGCAGAACCTGTGGAAGCTGCGCGAATTTATCTCGGAAACCATCTCGCACTGGACGCCGTACAAGAATGACATCTCGGTCACTGTCGCCAAGGTACCGGCCTTCCTGCATGATATTGATGCCATCGTCGCGGAACACTACCCGGACTTCGAGATCGTCTGGTTCGGCCATATCGGTGACGGCAACCTGCACCTGAATATCCTCAAGCCGGAAGGCATGGACAAGGATGAGTTCTTCGGCAAGTGCGCCAGCGTGAACAAGTGGGTGTTCGAGATCGTGCAGAAATACAACGGCTCGATTTCCGCTGAGCACGGCGTGGGCATGACCAAGCGTGACTACCTGCATTACAGTCGCAGCCCGGAAGAAATTGCCGTGATGAAAGCGGTCAAGGCTGTATTTGACCCGAATGGGATTATGAATCCAGGCAAGATTTTTGCCTGA
- the serA gene encoding phosphoglycerate dehydrogenase: MAKTSLDKSKIKFLLLEGVHQNAVDTLKAAGYTNIDYRTGSLPEEELKAAVADAHFIGIRSRTQLTEEIFQSAPKLIAVGCFCIGTNQVDLNAAMERGIAVFNAPFSNTRSVAELVLAEAILLLRGVPEKNASCHRGGWLKSATNSYEVRGKKLGIVGYGSIGTQLSVLAEGLGMQVLFYDVVTKLPLGNASQVGSLNELLSQADVVTLHVPETAATKWMMGEEEIRAMKPGSILINAARGTVVDIEALAGALADKHLGGAAIDVFPVEPRSNNDEFISPLREFDNCILTPHVGGSTMEAQANIGLEVAEKLVRYSDNGTSITSVNFPEVALPSHPGQHRLLHIHQNIPGVMSEINQVFAENGINICGQYLQTNEKVGYVVVDVDAEYSDLAQEKLQKVKGTIRCRILF, from the coding sequence ATGGCCAAGACCTCACTGGACAAGAGCAAGATCAAGTTCCTTCTGCTCGAGGGCGTACATCAGAACGCCGTCGATACGCTGAAGGCTGCTGGTTACACCAACATTGACTACCGTACCGGCTCACTGCCGGAAGAGGAACTCAAGGCGGCCGTGGCCGATGCCCACTTTATCGGCATCCGTTCGCGCACCCAGCTGACCGAAGAGATTTTCCAGAGTGCTCCCAAGCTGATTGCCGTCGGCTGTTTCTGCATCGGCACCAATCAGGTGGACCTCAATGCGGCCATGGAACGCGGCATTGCAGTGTTCAATGCGCCCTTTTCCAACACCCGCTCAGTGGCGGAACTGGTACTCGCCGAAGCTATTCTGTTGCTGCGTGGCGTGCCGGAAAAGAATGCGTCCTGCCACCGCGGCGGCTGGTTGAAAAGCGCAACCAATTCCTACGAAGTACGTGGCAAGAAGCTGGGTATCGTGGGTTATGGCTCGATCGGGACTCAGCTGTCAGTGCTGGCCGAGGGCCTTGGCATGCAAGTGCTGTTCTACGATGTCGTCACCAAACTGCCCCTGGGCAACGCTTCTCAGGTTGGCTCCCTGAACGAGCTTCTGAGTCAGGCTGACGTGGTCACTCTGCATGTGCCGGAAACTGCCGCAACCAAGTGGATGATGGGCGAAGAGGAAATTCGCGCCATGAAACCCGGCAGCATTCTGATCAACGCGGCACGCGGCACGGTAGTGGATATCGAAGCCCTGGCTGGCGCCCTGGCCGACAAGCACCTGGGTGGCGCGGCCATCGATGTGTTCCCGGTTGAACCACGCTCGAACAATGACGAGTTCATCAGCCCGCTGCGTGAATTCGACAACTGCATCCTGACCCCGCACGTCGGCGGCTCGACCATGGAAGCGCAAGCCAACATCGGCCTTGAAGTGGCGGAAAAGCTGGTCCGCTACAGCGACAACGGCACCTCGATCACCTCGGTCAACTTCCCCGAAGTGGCGCTGCCATCGCACCCCGGCCAACATCGCTTGCTGCACATCCACCAGAACATTCCCGGCGTGATGAGCGAAATCAACCAGGTGTTCGCGGAAAACGGCATCAACATCTGTGGCCAGTATTTGCAGACCAACGAAAAAGTCGGTTATGTGGTGGTCGATGTCGATGCCGAATATTCCGACCTGGCCCAGGAAAAGC